In Topomyia yanbarensis strain Yona2022 chromosome 2, ASM3024719v1, whole genome shotgun sequence, one DNA window encodes the following:
- the LOC131684354 gene encoding thiamine transporter 1-like gives MQQWIKISLMLCTFGFLKEIRPSESFIVDYLAGPWRNITLNEVVQEAFPIGTYSYLAQLAIIFLITDLLRYKPLIVVNGLAGVIVWSMLIWTTSLNALKILEVFYGTYCAAEIAYYSYIYAKVDREHYQKVTSHTRAAIYSGKCFAGVLAQILVYFEAMDYKELNYLSLAAQVCATVWALFLPSVSTSMYFHRAALPAGVNEFLEDNEHDDNGSISYTNSISKPPLKRKVISAFVLIWMHFKTSFTNLTVLEWSIWYALAMAGYIQIIAYVQALWSEVDPNQKAVWNAAVEATVTLLAAIVSLLAGYIHSSFLRPRTSLFALSVLALGQGGAMMLASTTSHLIVSYLGYMVFSVLYAFTITVVSAEIAKNISDDSFGLVLGFNTLVALSLQTVLTFAVTDADGWYALDVFGQFIVYSYYFVALSAIYLIFLLCEMGYSACWRKKC, from the exons ATGCAGCAATGGATAAAAATATCACTGATGCTGTGTACATTTGGCTTCCTGAAAGAAATTCGTCCCAGTGAATCGTTCATCGTGGATTACCTAGCTGGGCCATGGCGCAACATCACACTAAACGAG GTCGTCCAGGAAGCTTTTCCCATCGGCACATACTCTTACCTTGCTCAATTGGCTATTATCTTTCTAATCACGGATTTACTACGCTACAAACCTCTGATTGTAGTGAATGGCCTTGCCGGAGTGATTGTGTGGAGTATGCTGATATGGACCACATCGCTGAATGCACTGAAAATTCTCGAGGTGTTCTATGGGACGTACTGTGCTGCGGAAATTGCTTACTACAGCTACATTTACGCTAAAGTGGATCGAGAGCACTACCAGAAGGTTACATCGCATACCCGTGCAGCTATTTACAGTGGAAAATGTTTTGCGGGTGTTCTAGCACAGATTTTAGTATACTTTGAAGCAATGGACTACAAGGAGCTCAACTATCTCTCGCTTGCGGCACAAGTTTGCGCTACTGTATGGGCTTTGTTTTTGCCATCGGTATCGACTAGTATGTACTTTCACCGGGCAGCTTTACCGGCTGGAGTAAACGAGTTCTTGGAAGATAACGAACACGATGATAATGGCAGCATAAGTTATACCAATTCCATCAGCAAGCCTCCGCTAAAACGAAAAGTCATTTCAGCGTTTGTACTGATCTGGATGCACTTCAAAACATCTTTCACGAATCTGACAGTGCTGGAGTGGAGCATTTGGTATGCGCTTGCAATGGCAGGTTACATACAAATAATAGCATATGTTCAGGCCCTATGGAGTGAGGTAGATCCCAATCAAAAGGCCGTTTGGAACGCGGCTGTTGAGGCAACTGTAACATTGCTCGCTGCTATTGTTTCACTACTGGCTGGGTACATTCATAGCAGCTTTTTGCGACCCAGAACCAGTTTATTTGCACTTTCCGTACTAGCGCTGGGACAAGGCGGCGCCATGATGTTAGCTTCAACAACCAGTCATCTTATTGTTTCGTATCTTGGATACATGGTGTTCAGTGTCCTGTATGCCTTTACAATCACTGTCGTCAGTGCCGAGATCGCGAAGAACATATCCGACGATAGCTTCGGTCTTGTGCTTGGTTTCAACACGCTGGTAGCATTGTCATTGCAGACAGTGCTAACTTTTGCGGTAACAGATGCCGATGGGTGGTATGCACTGGACGTGTTTGGGCAATTTATCGTCTACAGCTACTACTTTGTTGCTCTTAGTGCTATTTATTTGATATTTCTGTTGTGTGAGATGGGCTACAGCGCTTGTTGGAGGAAGAAATGTTAA
- the LOC131684350 gene encoding uncharacterized protein LOC131684350 isoform X1: MKMTAPRLVARASRSRFFIGLGLLVLMAGFVAIFHSSQQQLDELRQLGLRCEQQQEAISAKMQIVVDQKLRLENSLASERMINEQNRVELHQKAKDEKEQHSKSTMEANIRYASLQQHYNLMKSQLDDLTEECSKSKKKQLEEINSLRLKVNELRGKVSLYQKESANDVEHLKAQLSQVRQDKANLENTFNQKMAYKDKTIEKLKEYNEKMEKENSQYIELCKISPEKMPRHVKASEVFGELPPGIPNAGPLRNFAEQISVSEDLYKIPVVLRNRTNNLGVLHGGLAPVFAAIEQDQETRGVIAKPFETNENLKKPNPAAAAVDGGVINSVENFQIIPKPMPLVSNDEPDAKKQSPQANNVLQEPVLVKTSTSISSMNKKTSEKNSNLQVPILAVPTVGVPDGNKSSSTSTTTPSSGVAKKTSNKLRSKALPVGVVPFPENMEDLMKPDENNSENAINNRYLNVASHQTANGYDEKRSRNDKDLNFMNGNVELENGAHEVNDNDFNLGGGANNNQLQQPNLKDANQNGENVNAAEEDTNLYDQKLFANPLIQQQSQHGDYNDLHHHMGGKREGGKVAIGEKLINEIVRDHGKEGDNYPNEMEEDLHLDGPQEAEEDGGDVGDYDDPAAMKQGHAERN, from the exons ATGAAAATGACTGCTCCGCGACTAGTCGCTAGGGCTAGTCGCAGTAGATTCTTTATCGGACTCGGTCTGCTGGTTCTGATGGCCGGATTCGTAGCAATCTTTCATAGTTCTCAGCAACAGTTAGATGAATTACGCCAGTTGGGGCTGCGCTGCGAGCAGCAACAAGAAGCGATTTCTGCGAAGATGCAAA TTGTAGTTGACCAAAAACTGAGGCTGGAAAATTCGCTGGCTTCAGAGCGAATGATCAACGAACAGAATCGCGTTGAGTTGCATCAAAAGGCAAAGGATGAGAAAGAGCAGCACAGCAAATCTACAATGGAAGCCAATATCCGGTATGCTTCGTTGCAGCAACATTACAACTTGATGAAGAGTCAGTTGGATGATTTAACCGAAGAATGCTCCAAAAGTAAGAAAAAGCAGCTGGAGGAGATTAATTCCCTTCGGTTGAAGGTGAACGAACTTCGGGGTAAAGTTTCACTTTATCAAAAGGAATCTGCAAATGACGTGGAACATCTTAAG GCCCAACTTAGTCAAGTAAGGCAGGACAAAGCTAATTTGGAAAACACTTTCAACCAAAAGATGGCATACAAGGATAAGACAATCGAAAAACTAAAGGAATACAATGAGAAGATGGAAAAGGAGAACTCCCAGTATATTGAATTGTGTAAGATTTCCCCGGAAAAGATGCCTCGTCATGTCAAAGCTAGTGAGGTATTCGGAGAGTTACCGCCTGGTATACCGAACGCTGGGCCCTTGCGAAATTTTGCCGAACAGATATCAGTGAGTGAAGATTTGTATAAAATTCCAGTAGTGTTGCGCAACCGTACTAACAATTTGGGAGTTTTGCATGGTGGTCTTGCTCCGGTGTTTGCTGCCATCGAACAAGACCAAGAAACTCGAGGTGTTATTGCTAAACCTTTCGAAACTAACGAGAACCTGAAAAAGCCAAACCCGGCTGCCGCAGCCGTTGACGGTGGAGTTATTAATTCTGTggaaaattttcagatcattcCCAAACCAATGCCGctggtttccaacgacgagcctGATGCTAAAAAACAAAGCCCACAGGCTAACAACGTTCTTCAAGAACCCGTGCTGGTTAAAACATCAACGTCGATATCATCTATGAACAAGAAAACGTCGGAAAAGAACAGCAATTTACAGGTTCCCATCTTAGCTGTTCCAACGGTTGGCGTTCCCGATGGCAATAAATCTTCTTCAACTAGTACTACCACTCCAAGTAGCGGAGTGGCGAAAAAAACAAGCAACAAACTCCGTTCGAAAGCTCTTCCCGTCGGTGTAGTCCCTTTCCCAGAAAACATGGAAGATCTGATGAAGCCAGATGAAAACAATAGCGAGAATGCAATCAACAATCGCTACCTGAATGTAGCATCTCATCAAACGGCCAACGGATACGACGAGAAGCGATCGAGGAATGATAAGgatttgaattttatgaatggaAACGTCGAGCTAGAAAATGGAGCACACGAAGTGAATGATAACGATTTTAATCTGGGAGGAGGAGCAAATAATAACCAACTGCAGCAGCCCAACTTAAAAGATGCTAACCAGAATGGCGAAAATGTAAATGCTGCCGAAGAGGATACCAACCTGTACGATCAGAAATTGTTTGCAAACCCACTTATTCAGCAACAATCGCAACATGGAGATTACAACGATTTACATCACCATATGGGTGGTAAAAGAGAGGGCGGAAAGGTTGCCATTGGGGAGAAATTAATAAACGAGATTGTGCGCGATCACGGTAAGGAAGGCGATAACTATCCCAACGAAATGGAGGAAGATTTGCATCTGGATGGGCCTCAGGAAGCAGAAGAAGATGGAGGTGATG TTGGAGACTACGATGATCCAGCCGCAATGAAACAAGGACATGCGGAACGCAACTAA
- the LOC131684349 gene encoding ATPase family AAA domain-containing protein 3A homolog, whose product MSWLFGYKSQVPQMPPPPGAEGGAPQEPGSAGQAAGDQNLTKAERKAMEAYRFDSSALERAAEAARTLERSKHAREALELSKLQESTRQHEYMAKVKEYEAHIESSKVDQKRVDHEERRKTLAEETKQQQQRAQYQDQLARKRYEEQLAQQQRVQEENIRKQEESVAKQEAMRRKTIEHEMELREKNKMKLLEAELRAKAKVDRENRDLTLEQIRLKAEENRITVMEGIKTAGSVLGQGATALLTDWGKVATTVGGLSLLALGIYSAKGATGVTARYIEARIGKPLLVNETSRFSLLEAVRHPITTIQRFKAKPTDALHGVVLQPKLEERLRDVAIATKNTKHNKGFHRNILMYGPPGTGKTMFAKKLASHSGMDYAIMTGGDVGPMGRDAVTAIHKVFDWANTSRRGLLLFIDEADAFLRKRSSEHISEDMRSALNAFLYRTGEQNPRFMLVLASNTPEQFDYAINDRLDEMVEFTLPGLDERERLIRLYFDKFVLQPAAEGKKRFKVEQWDYSMVCSRMAQMCEGMSGREISKLGVSWQAACYASENGVLTEKMVLDRCDAAVRQHRQKMAWLSEQEKQDHKSITGGKGYVIES is encoded by the exons ATGTCCTGGTTATTTGGGTACAAAAGCCAAGTACCGCAGATGCCCCCTCCACCCGGTGCTGAAGGTGGAGCGCCACAAGAGCCGGGTTCTGCGGGACAAGCTGCTGGGGATCAGAATTTAACCAAGGCAGAACGAAAGGCCATGGAAGCGTACCGGTTCGATTCGTCTGCGCTTGAGCGAGCTGCTGAAGCTGCCCGAACACTGGAACGTTCAA AACATGCTCGGGAAGCGCTAGAGTTATCAAAGTTGCAAGAATCTACGAGACAGCATGAATACATGGCCAAGGTGAAAGAGTATGAGGCACATATTGAGTCCTCCAAAGTCGATCAGAAACGGGTTGATCACGAGGAACGTCGCAAAACATTGGCCGAAGAGAccaagcaacagcaacagcgagCACAGTATCAAGATCAACTAGCCAGGAAACGATATGAGGAGCAACTAGCCCAGCAACAACGAGTGCAGGAGGAAAATATACGCAAACAGGAAGAAAGCGTAGCTAAACAGGAAGCGATGCGCAGAAAAACAATTGAACATGAAATGGAATTGCGcgaaaagaataaaatgaaactTTTGGAGGCAGAGTTACGagcaaaagcaaaagttgatcgTGAAAATCGTGATCTAACGTTGGAACAGATCCGGTTAAAGGCTGAGGAAAATCGTATAACGGTGATGGAAGGCATAAAGACGGCCGGATCGGTACTGGGCCAGGGAGCGACTGCTTTGCTAACAGATTGGGGCAAAGTGGCTACAACTGTTGGAGGTCTTTCACTCTTAGCATTGGGCATTTATTCTGCAAAAGGTGCAACTGGTGTCACTGCCCGTTATATAGAAGCACGGATTGGCAAACCCTTACTCGTTAACGAGACTTCTAGATTTTCACTTCTGGAAGCAGTCCGTCATCCAATTACGACAATTCAACGGTTCAAGGCTAAGCCTACGGATGCACTACACGGAGTTGTGCTACAACCGAAACTGGAGGAGCGTTTGCGAGATGTCGCCATAGCCACAAAAAATACTAAGCATAATAAGGGATTTCATCGAAATATTTTGATGTACGGACCACCTGGTACCGGCAAGACAATGTTCGCTAAAAAGTTGGCTTCTCACTCCGGGATGGACTATGCAATCATGACTGGCGGTGATGTCGGTCCAATGGGGAGAGATGCCGTGACTGCAATCCACAAAGTGTTTGATTGGGCTAACACCAGTCGGCGTGGATTGCTCTTATTTATTGACGAAGCCGATGCCTTTTTGCGTAAACGTTCGTCGGAACACATATCTGAGGATATGCGATCAGCCCTGAATGCATTTTTGTATCGAACAGGCGAACAAAATCCGCGCTTCATGTTGGTTTTAGCGTCCAACACTCCCGAACAGTTTGATTATGCTATCAACGATCGTTTGGATGAAATGGTAGAATTtacactacctggactagacgAGCGAGAGCGATTGATTCGATTGTACTTtgacaaatttgttttgcagcCTGCAGCCGAAGGAAAAAA GCGTTTCAAGGTAGAACAATGGGACTATAGCATGGTTTGCAGCAGAATGGCCCAGATGTGTGAGGGAATGTCTGGTCGAGAAATTTCCAAGTTAGGCGTCTCATGGCAGGCGGCTTGCTATGCCTCCGAGAATGGAGTTCTTACCGAGAAAATGGTTCTGGATCGCTGTGACGCGGCGGTTCGTCAACACAGGCAGAAG ATGGCATGGCTCTCGGAACAGGAAAAGCAAGACCACAAATCGATAACCGGTGGCAAAGGTTATGTAATTGAATCGTAG
- the LOC131684350 gene encoding uncharacterized protein LOC131684350 isoform X2, translating to MKMTAPRLVARASRSRFFIGLGLLVLMAGFVAIFHSSQQQLDELRQLGLRCEQQQEAISAKMQIVVDQKLRLENSLASERMINEQNRVELHQKAKDEKEQHSKSTMEANIRYASLQQHYNLMKSQLDDLTEECSKSKKKQLEEINSLRLKVNELRGKVSLYQKESANDVEHLKAQLSQVRQDKANLENTFNQKMAYKDKTIEKLKEYNEKMEKENSQYIELCKISPEKMPRHVKASEVFGELPPGIPNAGPLRNFAEQISIIPKPMPLVSNDEPDAKKQSPQANNVLQEPVLVKTSTSISSMNKKTSEKNSNLQVPILAVPTVGVPDGNKSSSTSTTTPSSGVAKKTSNKLRSKALPVGVVPFPENMEDLMKPDENNSENAINNRYLNVASHQTANGYDEKRSRNDKDLNFMNGNVELENGAHEVNDNDFNLGGGANNNQLQQPNLKDANQNGENVNAAEEDTNLYDQKLFANPLIQQQSQHGDYNDLHHHMGGKREGGKVAIGEKLINEIVRDHGKEGDNYPNEMEEDLHLDGPQEAEEDGGDVGDYDDPAAMKQGHAERN from the exons ATGAAAATGACTGCTCCGCGACTAGTCGCTAGGGCTAGTCGCAGTAGATTCTTTATCGGACTCGGTCTGCTGGTTCTGATGGCCGGATTCGTAGCAATCTTTCATAGTTCTCAGCAACAGTTAGATGAATTACGCCAGTTGGGGCTGCGCTGCGAGCAGCAACAAGAAGCGATTTCTGCGAAGATGCAAA TTGTAGTTGACCAAAAACTGAGGCTGGAAAATTCGCTGGCTTCAGAGCGAATGATCAACGAACAGAATCGCGTTGAGTTGCATCAAAAGGCAAAGGATGAGAAAGAGCAGCACAGCAAATCTACAATGGAAGCCAATATCCGGTATGCTTCGTTGCAGCAACATTACAACTTGATGAAGAGTCAGTTGGATGATTTAACCGAAGAATGCTCCAAAAGTAAGAAAAAGCAGCTGGAGGAGATTAATTCCCTTCGGTTGAAGGTGAACGAACTTCGGGGTAAAGTTTCACTTTATCAAAAGGAATCTGCAAATGACGTGGAACATCTTAAG GCCCAACTTAGTCAAGTAAGGCAGGACAAAGCTAATTTGGAAAACACTTTCAACCAAAAGATGGCATACAAGGATAAGACAATCGAAAAACTAAAGGAATACAATGAGAAGATGGAAAAGGAGAACTCCCAGTATATTGAATTGTGTAAGATTTCCCCGGAAAAGATGCCTCGTCATGTCAAAGCTAGTGAGGTATTCGGAGAGTTACCGCCTGGTATACCGAACGCTGGGCCCTTGCGAAATTTTGCCGAACAGATATCA atcattcCCAAACCAATGCCGctggtttccaacgacgagcctGATGCTAAAAAACAAAGCCCACAGGCTAACAACGTTCTTCAAGAACCCGTGCTGGTTAAAACATCAACGTCGATATCATCTATGAACAAGAAAACGTCGGAAAAGAACAGCAATTTACAGGTTCCCATCTTAGCTGTTCCAACGGTTGGCGTTCCCGATGGCAATAAATCTTCTTCAACTAGTACTACCACTCCAAGTAGCGGAGTGGCGAAAAAAACAAGCAACAAACTCCGTTCGAAAGCTCTTCCCGTCGGTGTAGTCCCTTTCCCAGAAAACATGGAAGATCTGATGAAGCCAGATGAAAACAATAGCGAGAATGCAATCAACAATCGCTACCTGAATGTAGCATCTCATCAAACGGCCAACGGATACGACGAGAAGCGATCGAGGAATGATAAGgatttgaattttatgaatggaAACGTCGAGCTAGAAAATGGAGCACACGAAGTGAATGATAACGATTTTAATCTGGGAGGAGGAGCAAATAATAACCAACTGCAGCAGCCCAACTTAAAAGATGCTAACCAGAATGGCGAAAATGTAAATGCTGCCGAAGAGGATACCAACCTGTACGATCAGAAATTGTTTGCAAACCCACTTATTCAGCAACAATCGCAACATGGAGATTACAACGATTTACATCACCATATGGGTGGTAAAAGAGAGGGCGGAAAGGTTGCCATTGGGGAGAAATTAATAAACGAGATTGTGCGCGATCACGGTAAGGAAGGCGATAACTATCCCAACGAAATGGAGGAAGATTTGCATCTGGATGGGCCTCAGGAAGCAGAAGAAGATGGAGGTGATG TTGGAGACTACGATGATCCAGCCGCAATGAAACAAGGACATGCGGAACGCAACTAA
- the LOC131684348 gene encoding neprilysin-2-like — MDLNVEPCDDFFNYACGSFVRKTTIPDDRVSINTFSVIRDRLKEQIHSLVSENVIENEPEPFKFSKNLFRICMNKTQIQKNGIKPLEAVFDHFGGWPVLKEDKWNFDSTWSWVKAVKYCRRLGYSTDYLINFSVGSDLENSSRRTIKIDQASLGTNREYLIKGINHPIVSAYYSYMVDMAVLLGASKERAQQDLLKSLNFEIALAKISISKEKRRNITALHNPMTVEEFQRRYPYTDWVEYFNVILRGTGITIDENEIINVNVPTFMDQLGQLLYNTPKRTLANYVLWRVSGFSSFFLTDSIRKRQLQYSTVISGKQKHEPRWKECVDIVAERLSISVGALYVRKYFHKDSKHAALDMVNNIKSAFVDILKNVKWMDEITRQSALDKVGSMVTHIGYPDELMYDRNIAEYYDGLQLKPDESFLNAILLLNRFKTTKAFKRLRQPVNKTDWISHSRPAVVNAFYSASENSIQFPAGILQGHFFAYDRPKYLNYGAIGYVIGHEITHGFDDKGRQFDKNGNLYDWWQPSTKRAYLQKARCIIEQYGNYTEPNVRLRVNGVSTQGENIADNGGIKEAYYAYRKWAEWNEPEPQLPGLDLTPEQMFWLSAAQTWCSVYRPETMSKRITTGVHSPGRFRVIGPMSNMVEFARDFNCPTGTPMNPVRKCEVW, encoded by the exons ATGGATCTGAATGTGGAACCGTGTGATGATTTCTTCAACTATGCTTGCGGAAGTTTCGTAAGAAAAACTACAATCCCGGACGATCGAGTCTCTATCAACACCTTTTCGGTGATAAGGGATCGGTTAAAAGAACAGATACATTCATTAGTGAGCGAAAATGTTATTGAAAACGAGCCCGAGCCATTCAAGTTTTCGAAAAATCTATTCAGAATTTGTATGAACAAAA cCCAAATTCAGAAGAACGGAATCAAGCCACTTGAAGCTGTTTTTGACCATTTTGGTGGTTGGCCAGTACTGAAGGAAGATAAATGGAATTTTGACTCTACATGGTCATGGGTGAAAGCGGTCAAATATTGTCGACGGCTGGGCTACAGTACggattatttaataaatttttcagttGGATCGGATTTGGAAAATTCAAGCCGCAGAACTATTAAA atAGACCAAGCTTCTTTAGGTACTAACCGTGAATACCTAATCAAGGGAATCAATCATCCGATAGTATCGGCGTACTACAGTTACATGGTTGATATGGCTGTTCTGCTCGGTGCCAGCAAGGAACGTGCCCAACAAGACCTActgaaatctttaaattttgaaattgcaCTTGCCAAGATATCGATATCCAAAGAAAAACGTCGTAACATTACTGCGCTGCACAATCCGATGACAGTTGAAGAATTTCAACGAAGATATCCCTATACAGATTGGGTCGAGTATTTCAATGTGATTCTAAGGGGCACTGGGATAACCATCGACGAAAACGAAATTATTAACGTCAACGTGCCAACCTTCATGGACCAATTGGGACAGTTACTTTATAATACCCCGAAAAGGACTTTGGCTAATTATGTACTGTGGCGAGTCAGCGGATTTTCATCGTTCTTCCTTACTGATAGTATTCGAAAACGACAATTACAATATAGTACAGTAATAAGCGGTAAGCAAAAACATGAGCCTCGTTGGAAGGAATGTGTGGACATTGTTGCTGAACGTCTATCGATCTCGGTCGGAGCCTTATACGttcgaaaatattttcacaaagaCTCGAAACATGCCGCTTTGGACATGGTGAACAACATCAAGTCAGCGTTTGTagatatattaaaaaatgttaagTGGATGGACGAAATCACTCGGCAATCGGCTTTGGATAAAGTCGGATCAATGGTCACTCACATAGGATACCCAGATGAGCTGATGTATGATAGAAATATTGCTGAGTATTATGACGGTCTCCAGTTGAAACCAGATGAGAGCTTTTTGAACGCCATTCTGCTTTTAAACCGGTTCAAAACTACAAAAGCATTCAAAAGACTACGTCAGCCAGTCAACAAGACTGATTGGATCAGCCACTCCAGACCAGCGGTTGTCAACGCTTTTTACTCGGCAAGCGAAAATAGTATTC AATTTCCGGCCGGCATTCTTCAGGGACACTTTTTTGCATACGACCGACCCAAGTATTTAAACTATGGAGCGATTGGATACGTAATTGGACATGAAATTACGCATGGTTTTGACGACAAAGGCCGTCAATTCGACAAAAATGGTAACCTGTACGATTGGTGGCAACCGAGTACCAAGCGGGCATATCTACAGAAGGCTCGATGCATAATTGAGCAGTACGGAAACTACACCGAACCGAATGTTAGGCTAAGAGTAAACGGTGTGAGCACCCAGGGTGAAAACATTGCCGACAATGGAGGAATTAAGGAAGCCTACTACGCCTATCGGAAGTGGGCAGAATGGAATGAACCTGAACCCCAGTTACCTGGACTTGATCTGACACCAGAGCAAATGTTCTGGCTATCGGCGGCCCAAACCTGGTGTTCCGTGTACCGACCGGAAACAATGAGCAAAAGGATCACTACGGGAGTTCACTCACCTGGACGATTCCGAGTCATCGGTCCTATGAGCAACATGGTTGAGTTTGCGAGAGATTTCAATTGTCCCACAGGAACGCCAATGAATCCGGTGCGAAAATGTGAGGTTTGGTGA